One Hevea brasiliensis isolate MT/VB/25A 57/8 chromosome 5, ASM3005281v1, whole genome shotgun sequence genomic region harbors:
- the LOC110666206 gene encoding universal stress protein A-like protein, which translates to METGAKAEEQEQKQGQKMRVMVAVDESEESFYALQWTLDNLSNGITATNEPTMESGMLCLVHVQQPFHPAVYPLGPGGAAFYTPPAVMESVKKGQEGNSVAIVSRGAKMCSEKMIKSETLILEGDPKDMICQAIEQMHVDLLVVGSRGLGKIKRAFLGSVSDYCAHHAKCPILIVKPPKETTSKQ; encoded by the exons ATGGAGACAGGTGCAAAGGCAGAAGAGCAGGAGCAGAAGCAGGGACAGAAGATGAGAGTTATGGTAGCAGTTGATGAGAGTGAGGAGAGCTTCTATGCTCTGCAGTGGACTCTTGATAATCTTTCAAATGGTATCACAGCAACAAATGAACCCACCATGGAATCTGGCATGCTCTGTCTTGTTCATGTTCAACAGCCTTTTCACCCCGCCGTCTACCCTCTTGGTCCCGGCGGAGCAG CTTTCTATACGCCGCCTGCAGTGATGGAATCCGTAAAGAAAGGCCAGGAGGGAAACTCTGTAGCAATAGTCTCCCGTGGAGCAAAGATGTGCAGTGAAAAGATG ATCAAATCAGAAACTCTGATCCTTGAAGGGGATCCAAAGGACATGATCTGTCAGGCTATAGAACAAATGCATGTTGATCTCCTCGTCGTAGGCAGCCGCGGCCTAGGCAAAATTAAGAG GGCCTTCTTAGGAAGTGTAAGCGACTACTGTGCACATCATGCCAAATGTCCCATCCTTATAGTGAAGCCACCCAAGGAGACCACCAGCAAGCAGTGA
- the LOC110649080 gene encoding ubiquitin C-terminal hydrolase 12 yields the protein MTMMTPPTLDQEDEEMLVPHSDLVEGPQPMEVVTQVEPASTVENQPVEDPPSMKFTWTIENFSRLNTKKHYSEVFVVGGYKWRILSFPKGNNVDHLSMYLDVADSATLPYGWSRYAQFSLAVVNQIHSKYSIKKDTQHQFNARESDWGFTSFMPLSDLYDPSRGYLVNDMVVVEAEVVVRKVLDYWSYDSKKETGYVGLKNQGATCYMNSLLQTLYHIPYFRKAVYHMPTTENDMPTGSIPLALQSLFYKLQYNDTSVATKELTKSFGWDTYDSFMQHDVQELNRVLSEKLEDKMKGTVVEGTIQKLFEGHHMNYIECINVDYKSTRKESFYDLQLDVKGCRDIYASFDKYVEVERLEGDNKYHAEEHGLQDAKKGVLFIDFPPVLQLQLKRFEYDFMRDTMVKINDRYEFPLQLDLDRENGKYLSPEADRSVRNLYTLHSVLVHSGGVHGGHYYAFIRPTLSDQWFKFDDERVTKEDIKRALEEQYGGEEELPQTNPGFNNAPFKFTKYSNAYMLVYIRESDKDKIICNVDEKDIAEHLRIRLKKEQEEKEDKRRYKAQAHLYTIIKVARDEDLKEQIGRDIYFDLVDHDKVRNFRIQKQMPFSHFKEEVAKEFGIPVQFQRFWIWAKRQNHTYRPNRPLTPQEESQSVGQLREVSNKAHNAELKLFLEVELGQDLRPIAPPDKTKEDILLFFKLYDPEKGELRYVGRLFVKSSGKPMEILAKLNQMAGFAPDEEIELYEEIKFEPCVMCEHLDKRTSFRLSQIEDGDIICFQKSPPLQGEEDCRYPDVPSFLEYVHNRQIVHFRSMEKPKEDDFCLELSKLHTYDDVVERVARQIGLDDPSKIRLTSHNCYSQQPKPQPIKYRGVEHLSDMLVHYNQTSDILYYEVLDIPLPELQGLKNLKVAFHHATKDEVVIHNIRLPKQSTVGDVINELKTKVELSHPNAELRLLEVFYHKIYKIFPPNEKIENINDQYWTLRAEEIPEEEKNLGPHDRLIHVYHFTKETGQNQMQVQNFGEPFFLVIHEGETLAEVKARIQKKLQVPDEDFAKWKFAFLSLGRPEYLQDSDIVFTRFQRRDVYGAWEQYLGLEHSDNTPKRSYAVNQNRHTFEKPVKIYN from the exons ATGACTATGATGACTCCACCAACGTTAGAT CAAGAAGACGAGGAGATGCTTGTGCCGCATTCAGATTTGGTTGAAGGTCCACAGCCTATGGAAG TTGTTACACAAGTGGAGCCGGCTAGTACCGTGGAGAATCAACCAGTGGAGGATCCTCCATCCATGAAATTCACATGGACAATTGAGAATTTCTCTAGGTTGAACACTAAGAAGCACTATTCTGAAGTATTCGTTGTTGGCGGTTACAAATG GCGAATACTAAGTTTTCCCAAGGGAAACAATGTGGACCACTTGTCTATGTATTTGGATGTAGCAGATTCTGCCACATTGCCATATGGATGGAGTAGATACGCACAATTCAGCTTGGCTGTAGTCAATCAAATTCATAGCAAGTATTCGATTAAAAAAG ATACACAGCATCAATTCAATGCAAGAGAGAGTGACTGGGGTTTCACATCATTTATGCCTCTCAGTGATCTTTATGATCCCAGTAGAGGATATCTTGTGAATGATATGGTTGTTGTGGAAGCTGAAGTTGTTGTTCGTAAGGTTCTGGATTATTGGTCATATGACTCAAAGAAGGAGACTGGCTATGTAGGACTGAAGAACCAAGGAGCAACATGTTATATGAACTCTCTCCTGCAGACTCTCTATCACATTCCTTACTTTAGAAAG GCTGTGTACCACATGCCAACAACTGAGAATGACATGCCTACAGGAAGCATTCCTTTGGCTTTACAGAGTTTATTCTATAAGCTGCAATATAATGACACCAGTGTTGCAACAAAGGAACTGACCAAATCTTTTGGATGGGATACGTATGATTCCTTCATGCAGCATGACGTACAAGAACTCAATAGGGTACTGAGTGAGAAGCTAGAAGATAAGATGAAG GGGACTGTTGTGGAGGGGACAATACAGAAGTTATTTGAGGGCCACCATATGAATTATATCGAGTGCATCAATGTGGATTACAAATCTACAAGAAAAGAGTCATTTTACG ATCTCCAGCTTGATGTGAAAGGTTGTCGGGATATTTATGCTTCTTTTGACAAGTATGTAGAAGTTGAAAGACTTGAGGGTGATAACAAATACCATGCTGAAGAACATGGTCTGCAG GATGCTAAGAAGGGTGTCTTGTTTATTGACTTCCCCCCTGTTCTTCAACTCCAACTGAAGAGGTTTGAGTATGATTTTATGCGAGACACTATGGTGAAG ATTAATGATCGCTATGAGTTTCCTCTTCAACTTGACCTTGATAGAGAGAATGGAAAATATCTATCGCCAGAAGCGGACAGGAGTGTTCGTAACCTTTACACACTTCACAG CGTCTTGGTTCATAGTGGAGGAGTGCATGGTGGACATTATTATGCTTTTATTAGGCCAACCCTTTCCGATCAATG GTTCAAATTTGACGATGAACGGGTGACAAAAGAGGATATAAAGAGGGCACTAGAAGAGCAGTATGGTGGTGAGGAAGAG CTTCCACAGACCAATCCCGGTTTTAATAATGCTCCATTTAAGTTCACAAAATACTCAAATGCGTACATGCTTGTGTACATACGTGAAAGTGACAAGGACAAGATAATctgtaatgttgatgaaaaagacATTGCAGAACACCTGAGG ATTAGGTTGAAGAAAGAACAAGAAGAGAAGGAAGACAAAAGAAGATATAAAGCACAAGCCCACCTTTATACCATCATAAAG GTTGCACGAGATGAGGACCTTAAAGAGCAGATTGGAAGGGATATATATTTTGACCTTGTGGATCATGACAAAGTCCGTAATTTCCGTATCCAGAAGCAGATGCCATTTAGTCATTTCAAG GAGGAGGTTGCCAAAGAATTTGGTATACCAGTACAATTTCAGCGATTTTGGATTTGGGCAAAGCGTCAAAATCATACATATCGTCCCAATCGGCCACTAACACCTCAGGAGGAATCACAATCA GTTGGACAGCTGAGGGAGGTGTCAAATAAAGCACACAATGCGGAATTGAAGTTGTTCTTGGAAGTAGAGCTTGGGCAG GATTTACGACCTATTGCTCCTCCGGACAAAACTAAAGAAGATATTCTTCTTTTCTTCAAGCTTTATGATCCTGAGAAAGGAGAATTACG ATATGTTGGTAGGCTTTTTGTGAAGAGTTCTGGTAAACCAATGGAAATCTTGGCAAAACTTAATCAAATGGCTGGCTTTGCACCTGATGAAGAGATTGAACTCTATGAG GAAATAAAGTTTGAGCCCTGTGTCATGTGTGAACATCTTGATAAGAGGACCTCATTTCGATTAAGCCAG ATTGAAGATGGAGACATAATTTGCTTTCAGAAATCTCCTCCTCTTCAGGGTGAAGAAGATTGTCGATACCCAGATGTGCCTTCATTTTTGGAATACGTGCATAATCGGCAG ATAGTTCATTTTCGGTCAATGGAGAAACCAAAAGAGGATGATTTTTGTCTAGAGTT GTCAAAGCTACATACCTATGATGATGTCGTGGAAAGAGTAGCTCGCCAAATTGGTTTAGATGATCCATCCAAGATTAGGTTAACATCTCACAATTGTTACTCCCAGCAGCCTAAGCCCCAACCAATTAAATATAGAGGAGTGGAGCATCTATCAGATATGTTAGTTCACTATAATCAG acCTCTGATATTTTGTACTATGAAGTTCTGGACATTCCTCTTCCAGAATTGCAAGGTTTGAAAAATCTGAAAGTTGCTTTCCATCATGCTACTAAAGATGAG GTGGTAATTCATAATATTAGACTACCTAAACAGAGCACTGTGGGGGACGTAATTAATGAACTTAAAACGAAG GTAGAGTTGTCTCATCCTAATGCAGAACTTCGGCTTCTTGAAGTTTTCTATCACAAGATTTACAAG ATCTTTCCCCCCAatgaaaaaattgaaaatataaatgACCAGTACTGGACATTGCGTGCAGAAGAG ATCCCAGAGGAAGAGAAGAATCTTGGACCCCATGATCGCTTGATTCATGTTTATCACTTTACAAAGGAGACGGGTCAGAATCAAATG CAAGTACAGAATTTTGGGGAGCCATTTTTCTTGGTTATCCATGAAGGTGAAACTTTAGCTGAAGTTAAAGCACGCATACAAAAGAAATTGCAGGTTCCTGATGAGGATTTTGCTAAG TGGAAATTTGCATTTCTGTCACTAGGTCGTCCAGAGTATCTGCAGGATTCTGACATAGTGTTTACCCGTTTTCAG AGAAGAGATGTTTATGGTGCTTGGGAACAGTACCTTGGGTTGGAGCATTCGGACAATACACCTAAGAGGTCTTACGCAGTAAACCAG AACCGTCATACATTTGAGAAGCCAGTTAAAATATACAATTAG